The DNA window CGGCGGTGCGCGCGGGGCGGCAGGCGAACTGACCGGTTTCCAGCGCCCGGCAGGCGCAGTGCGGACCCGTGATCAGCAGGAAGGCCTGCCCGGTCGCCGAGGCCCTCCCCGCGCAGCGGCGCAGCGCCGCGAGCCCGGCGGCGTCGGGAAGGGCGGCCTCGGACAGGTCGACCACCACGGTGCTGACCACCGAGGCGAGCCTCGGCTCGAGGACGTCGAGGAAGTGGCGGACCGTGGTGCGGTCGAGGTCTCCGGTCACCTCGACGATCGTCGCCGTGTGCGTGGGCCGGACGACCCGGACGCCGAAGGGGGCGGGCGGCGGCACGACGGCATGGGGAGCGCGCGGGGCGGGAACTTCGGTCACGAAAAACCTCCGGGGCGTGCGGATGAGGGGACGCACGGGACAACAGGAGGAAAAGACCTTGCCCTGCCCGTGAACGCCAGGGGCTGGGGGCTCAACCGCGATATCACCTTCGTACCAGAGCGGCGGGGAACTGTCCATGCCGACGAAAGGGTGTTCCGTGAATTTCCACCCCGCTCGCTCTGTCCTAAGTGGAGTGATCAACTCGGGCGCGCGCCAACGGTTTCCCGTTCCGCCGCGCGGGTACCCGGTGTGTCGACCCCAACCACCGAGGAGAACGCGGTATGAGCACCATCACCGAAATCGTCGATGTCGGCGTCGACGTCACCACCGCCTACAACCAGTGGACGCAGTTCGAAACCTTTCCCCAGTTCATGGAAAACGTCGAACGCGTCGACCAGGTCGACCCGACGCGCACGCACTGGACGATCTCCGTCGGCGGGACGACCCGCGAATTCGACGCCACCATCACCGAGCAGCACCCCGACGAGCGGATCGCGTGGCGTTCCGACGACGGGCCGCGGCACGCCGGGGTGGTGACCTTCCACCGCCTCGACGACCGCACCACCAGGGTGACCGCCCAGCTCGAGATCGACCCCGAAGGCTTCGTGGAAAACGTGGCCGACAAGCTCGGCGTCCTCGACCGCAGGACCAAGGGCGACATGGCGCGCTTCAAGGAGTTCATCGAATCCCGCGACGGCACCGAAACCGGCGCGTGGCGCGGTTCGGTCGACCGGCCAGCCCAGCGCTAAAGCGGCGGGCGCGGGGCTTCAGCGGCCCCGCGCCAGCTCGCGCACCGGTTCGGCGAGTTCGTTCTCGAAGAAGGTGAAGAACCCCTCGGGATCGGGTCCGGCGTTGATCAGCGCGAGCCGGTCGAACCCGGCCTCGGCGAACCGCTCGGCCACGTCCAGGTGCGCACGCGGATCGGGCCCGCACCCGAACGCTTCGCGCAGATCGGACGGCGTGGTGAACGCCGTCGCGGCCTCGAAGTTCACCGGGTTCGGCAGTTCGGCCTGCACCTTCCAGCCCATCGGCCCGAACCGGAACAGCCGGTGTGCGGATTCGGCCGCGGAGTCCTCGTCCTCCGCCCACGCGAGCGGCACTTCCGCGTAGCCGGGGCCCGTGCCCCCCCGCCTCGCGGTAAGCCGTCAGCAACTCGGCTTTCGGCTCGGTGGAGAAGATCGCGTCGCCCAGCCTCGCCGCCAGCTCGGCCGCGGCCGGTCCCCCGGCGGCGACCGCGATCGGCGGCGGTTCGGGCGGCAGGTCGAACACCCTCGCGTCCTCGAGCGTCAGGTGCCTGCCGCGATAGCTGTGGTAGCCGCCGGACCACAGGAGCCTGACGATCTCCAGCGCCTCGGTGAGCATCTCGTGCCGCACCCAGACCGGCGGCCAGCCCTGGCCGACGACGTGCTCGTTGAGCCGCTCCCCCGCACCGACGCCGAGCGTGAACCGGCCGTCGGACACCAGCGCCGTGGTGGCGGCCGCCTGCGCCACGATCGCGGGGTGATACCGCAGGAACGGGCAGGTGACGCCGGTGGCGAGACCGATCCGCTCGGTCCGCGCCGCGATCGCGCCCAGCACCGTCCACACGAACGAGGAGTGCCGGTGGTTCTCCAGCCACGGATGGAAGTGGTCGCTGATCTCGACGAAGTCGAACCCGGCGCGCTCGGCGCGCACCGCCTGGCGCACCAGCTCCGACGGCGGGAGGTCCTCCGCGAACAGCTTGTACCCGACCTGCACCCCTGCCTCCCTGACGTCGACGCCCGTGATCGTCCGCCGAATACCCACCGCATCCCGGGGCCAATCCCCGCCCAGATCCCGGTTTGCGCCACGGGCAACCGGGTACTCCTTCACGTCCCCACCGGAAAGAGCGCCCGAGTCCGCTTTTCGCGGACCGGGCCGAAAAGGAGTAGCCGTGATCGCTCTCGGAGTAGTGCTCCTGCT is part of the Amycolatopsis sp. CA-230715 genome and encodes:
- a CDS encoding STAS domain-containing protein, producing MTEVPAPRAPHAVVPPPAPFGVRVVRPTHTATIVEVTGDLDRTTVRHFLDVLEPRLASVVSTVVVDLSEAALPDAAGLAALRRCAGRASATGQAFLLITGPHCACRALETGQFACRPARTAEPVA
- a CDS encoding SRPBCC family protein, producing the protein MSTITEIVDVGVDVTTAYNQWTQFETFPQFMENVERVDQVDPTRTHWTISVGGTTREFDATITEQHPDERIAWRSDDGPRHAGVVTFHRLDDRTTRVTAQLEIDPEGFVENVADKLGVLDRRTKGDMARFKEFIESRDGTETGAWRGSVDRPAQR